The Desmonostoc muscorum LEGE 12446 genome includes a region encoding these proteins:
- a CDS encoding DoxX family protein, whose translation MSKHKERLRVILAIAIIVVGVTHFLIPEPYVKIMPPQLPYPLELVYLSGFYEILGGIGLLVPPVSQAAAWGLIALFIAVFPANINMAVNHIKLEYIPDSPWVHVVRLPFQAVLIAWAWWYTKPSDWEKQASLIPKSLIPKELELK comes from the coding sequence ATGAGTAAGCATAAGGAACGTTTGCGTGTAATCCTTGCTATAGCAATTATTGTGGTTGGAGTCACACACTTTCTGATTCCAGAACCATACGTCAAAATTATGCCACCGCAACTTCCTTATCCTTTGGAATTAGTTTATCTGAGTGGTTTTTATGAAATTTTGGGTGGTATTGGGTTATTAGTCCCGCCTGTAAGTCAAGCTGCTGCTTGGGGACTTATTGCTCTTTTTATTGCGGTTTTCCCTGCCAATATCAATATGGCGGTTAATCATATTAAGCTCGAATATATACCAGATTCACCTTGGGTACACGTTGTCAGACTTCCTTTTCAAGCAGTTTTAATTGCTTGGGCTTGGTGGTACACGAAACCTTCTGATTGGGAAAAACAAGCTTCTCTGATTCCCAAGTCACTCATTCCCAAAGAATTAGAATTGAAATGA
- a CDS encoding DUF2808 domain-containing protein — MRVATLFGITLSLAIGTAEVTVPVTQAVQLRDGIVYFVQPPRLVEAITIYKDVNFPGGTYYFTIAVPENAGESLQKVAIAQREGGENIQYHLDDTRAFVGTRDRKGAKLTLGPVTRERKTRTITVNFDPPVTPGQTITIGLRPISNPSFSGVYLLGVTAFPPGEKSHGQFLGFGRFQFQSIGRDLWFP; from the coding sequence ATGCGCGTTGCAACTTTGTTTGGCATAACACTTTCGTTGGCAATTGGTACTGCGGAAGTTACTGTTCCAGTGACTCAAGCAGTGCAACTCAGAGATGGTATAGTCTATTTTGTCCAACCGCCAAGACTGGTTGAGGCCATAACTATTTACAAAGATGTAAATTTTCCAGGCGGGACTTACTACTTTACGATCGCTGTGCCGGAAAATGCTGGAGAATCTCTTCAGAAGGTGGCGATCGCTCAACGTGAAGGAGGAGAGAATATACAATACCATCTTGATGATACCCGTGCATTTGTGGGAACACGCGATCGCAAAGGAGCGAAATTAACACTAGGCCCAGTTACCAGAGAACGCAAAACACGCACAATAACTGTGAACTTTGACCCACCTGTGACTCCAGGACAAACAATTACAATTGGCCTGCGCCCCATAAGTAATCCCAGTTTTTCTGGTGTTTATTTACTAGGTGTCACAGCATTTCCACCAGGTGAAAAATCCCACGGTCAATTCCTTGGCTTTGGGCGGTTTCAGTTCCAGAGTATTGGGAGAGACTTGTGGTTCCCATAA